Within the Bradyrhizobium cosmicum genome, the region GATCGAGGCGACGGCTTCCGATACCGGCATCTCGATGTCTTGCGAAGCCGCGAGCTCGATCAGCACCGGCGCGGTGAACTCGCCCTCGGCAAGCTTGCCGGCGGGCGGCTGCTCGCCACGGCCGAGTGCGAGGCCGAGTGCGAAATTGCGTGATTGCGGGCTCGCGCAGGTCAGGATCAGGTCGCCAAGACCGGACAGGCCGGTGAGTGTCTCGTGGCGCGCACCCAGTGCGCGGCCGAGCCGCGTCAGCTCGGCGAAGCCGCGGGTCGTGAGTGCGGCCTGCGCGGAGGCGCCGAGCTTGCGCCCGACGGCGATGCCGACCGCGATCGCCAGCACGTTCTTGGCGGCGCCGCCGATCTCGACGCCGCGGATGTCGGTCGAATGATACGGCCGGAACGTGGGCGAGCCCAGCGCCTTCACCATCGCGCTTGCCAGCGCGTCATCCTTGGCCGCCAGCGTCACCGCCGTCGGCAATCCGCGCGCGACGTCGTCGGCAAAGCTGGGGCCCGACAGGATCGCCGGCTGCGCGTGCGGTGCGGCTTCGGCGATCACGTCGGTCATGAATTTGTGGGTGCCGTGCTCGATGCCCTTGGCGCAGGCGACGATCGGCACCGGCCTTGCCAGATGCGAGGCCAGCATGTTGACCGCGCCGCGCAGATGCTGCGCCGGCGTCGCGATCAGCAACATGTCCGCGCGCGCGGCTTCCGCGAGCTCGTGCGTGATGATGATCTCCGGCGCCAGCCGAACGCCGGGCAGCCGTGGATTTTCGCGGGTCGATGCGATCCGCGTCACATGCTCCGCATTGCGCGCCCACAGCGTTACGCTCCGCCCGGCACGCGCCGCCACTGTCGCCAGCGCCGTGCCCCAGGCACCCGCCCCGATCACCGTGACCGAGTCGAAGGCAGCCATCGTCAGTATCCCGCCCGCGTTCTGCCGTAGCCCGCCGGAGCCTTGGCGTTCGCGTCGAGCATCCAGCGCGCGCGGGGCTGGGCTTCCATCGTATCGGTCAGGCCGAGTGCGAGGCGTTCGGCGCCGGCCCAGGCGATCATCGCGCCGTTGTCGGTGCAGAGCGCGGGCGGCGGCATGATCAGCTGCGTCCCGGCTTGCCGCGCCACGTCAAAGAGCGCGCCACGAATCGCCTGATTGGCGGCGACGCCGCCGGCCGCCACCAGCGCATGCGGTGCGCCGAACCGTTCGCGGAAAAGCCTCAAGCCTACCCGTAGCCGGTCGGCGGTGGAGTCCAGCACGGCAGCCTGGAAGCTTGCGCAGAGGTCGCTGATGTCCTGCGGCGTGATCTCGGCGAGGCGGCTCGCTTCGTTGCGCACCGCTGTCTTCAACCCTGATAGCGAGAAGTTGGCATCGGGGCGCCCCTGCATGGGCCGCGGAAATGCAAAGCGCGTGGCGTCGCCGCCGGCCGCGGCGCGTTCGACCTGCGGACCGCCGGGATATGGCAGGCCCAGCATCTTCGCGACCTTGTCGAAGGCCTCGCCGATGGCGTCGTCGACCGTGGTGCCGAGTCGCACATACTGGCCGACGCCGGTGACTGCGACGATCTGGGTATGGCCGCCGGAG harbors:
- a CDS encoding NAD(P)H-dependent glycerol-3-phosphate dehydrogenase, giving the protein MAAFDSVTVIGAGAWGTALATVAARAGRSVTLWARNAEHVTRIASTRENPRLPGVRLAPEIIITHELAEAARADMLLIATPAQHLRGAVNMLASHLARPVPIVACAKGIEHGTHKFMTDVIAEAAPHAQPAILSGPSFADDVARGLPTAVTLAAKDDALASAMVKALGSPTFRPYHSTDIRGVEIGGAAKNVLAIAVGIAVGRKLGASAQAALTTRGFAELTRLGRALGARHETLTGLSGLGDLILTCASPQSRNFALGLALGRGEQPPAGKLAEGEFTAPVLIELAASQDIEMPVSEAVASILGGRSTIDAAISGLLTRPFKSEE
- the tsaD gene encoding tRNA (adenosine(37)-N6)-threonylcarbamoyltransferase complex transferase subunit TsaD, with the translated sequence MLVLGIETTCDETAAAVIERAPDGSGKILSNIVRSQVEEHARFGGVVPEIAARAHVDLLDGIIDRAMREAGIGFAQLDGVAAAAGPGLIGGVIVGLTTAKAIAMVHDTPLVAVNHLEAHALTPRLTDGVEFPYCLFLASGGHTQIVAVTGVGQYVRLGTTVDDAIGEAFDKVAKMLGLPYPGGPQVERAAAGGDATRFAFPRPMQGRPDANFSLSGLKTAVRNEASRLAEITPQDISDLCASFQAAVLDSTADRLRVGLRLFRERFGAPHALVAAGGVAANQAIRGALFDVARQAGTQLIMPPPALCTDNGAMIAWAGAERLALGLTDTMEAQPRARWMLDANAKAPAGYGRTRAGY